Below is a genomic region from Rhizobium sp. 9140.
ACATGGTGAAGCGTCACCAGCGCCAGACCCAGAGCCAGGAAGCCGGCATCATCAACAAGGAAGCCCCGATCCACCTGTCGAACATCGCGATCGCTGACACGGACGGCAAGGCCACCCGCGTTGGTTTCCGCATCGATGGCGACAAGAAGGTTCGCGTGGCCAAGCGTTCGGGAGATGTTATCTGATGGCTGAGACCAAGACCTATGAGCCGCGGCTCAAGAGCGAGTACAATGCTCGCATTCGTCCGGCGCTCCGGGAGAAGTTCTCCTACGCCAACGAAATGATGATCCCGAAGCTCGATAAGATCGTCATCAACATGGGCGTGGGCGAAGCGACGGCTGACTCGAAAAAGCCTACGATTGCGGCTGCCGACCTTGCAGCGATCGCCGGCCAGAAGCCGGTCGTCACCAAAGCCCGCACCTCTATCGCCGGCTTCAAGCTGCGCGAAGACATGCCGATCGGCGCGAAGGTTACTCTGCGCGGCGCACGCATGTATGAATTTCTGGACCGCCTGATCAACATCGCGCTTCCGCGCGTTCGCGACTTTCGCGGCCTGAACCCGAAGTCCTTCGACGGCCGTGGCAACTTCGCCATGGGCGTGAAGGAGCACATTGTGTTCCCTGAGATCAACTACGACAAGGTCGATCAGATGTGGGGCATGGACATCATCGTTTGCACGACGGCTACGACGGACGACGAAGCGCGGGCTCTGCTTACAGAGTTCAACTTCCCGTTCCGCCAGTAAGCCGTAACGACAAGCAGAAGGATTACGTTTCATGGCGAAAACGAGCGCAGTTGAAAAGAACAAGCGCCGCCGCAAGCTGGTTACCCAGCAGGCCTCCAAGCGGGCCGAGCTGAAGGCGACCATCATGAACCAGTCTCTTCCGATCGAAGAGCGGTTCAAGGCAACTCTGAAACTGGCAAGCCTGCCGCGTGATGGGTCGAAGACCCGCGTTCGCAACCGTTGCGAAGTCACCGGCCGTCCGCGCGCCTACTACCGGAAGCTGGGAATGTCCCGTATCGCCCTGCGCGAATTGGGCAATTTCGGCAAGATTCCGGGTATCGTGAAGTCGAGCTGGTAAGGAGACGGGCAAATGACAATGACTGATCCCTTGGGCGATATGCTCACCCGTATCCGTAACGGCGCTGCACGCCGCAAGACGAACGTAACGACGCCGGCTTCCAAGCTCCGCGCCCGCGTTCTCGACGTGCTGCAGTCGGAAGGCTACATCCGCGGCTACTCCGAAGTCGATTTCGACAACGGCAAGTCGGAGCTCAACATCGAGCTGAAGTACTACGAAGGCGCGTCGGTGATCCGTGAGATCGGCCGCGTGTCCAAGCCGGGCCGCCGGGTCTATGTCTCGGTCAAGTCCATTCCGCAGGTCGCGAACGGTCTCGGCATCACCATCCTTTCGACTCCGAAGGGTGTGATGGCCGATCACCAGGCTCGTGAACAGAACGTCGGCGGCGAGGTTCTCTGCTCCGTATTCTAATACGGAATAGGGATCTCCAGAACGAACAGACAGGATTGAAACATGTCTCGTATCGGTAAAAAGCCCGTTCAGGTTCCCGCTGGTGTCACCGCGACTGTCGATGGACAGAAGGTGACGGCAAAGGGCCCGAAGGGCGAACTTTTCTTCGTCGCGAACGACGAAGTCTCTGTAAAGCTGGAAGACAACGCCGTTGTTGTCGAGCCGGTCGGCCAGTCCAAGGATGCTCGTTCCAAGTGGGGCATGTCCCGCACGATGGTCGAGAACATCCTGAAGGGTGTGAAGGATGGCTTCGAGCGCAAGCTTGAAATCAACGGCGTCGGTTACCGTGCGGCCCTGCAGGGCAAGAACCTGCAGCTGGCACTCGGCTTCAGCCATGACGTCGTCTACCAGACGCCGGAAGGCATCACGATCGCTGTTCCCAAGCCGACGGAAATCGTCGTCACGGGTATCAACAAGCAGCAGGTCGGCCAGGTGGCCGCAGAGATTCGCGAATACCGCGGCCCCGAGCCCTACAAGGGCAAGGGCGTGAAGTACGCGGGCGAGCGGATCATCCGCAAAGAAGGCAAGAAGAAGTAAGGATCACGCGAAATGGCTAGCAGGAAAGATAATCTTGTACGTCGCGCTTCGCGCGTTCGTCGTCAAATCAAGGCGGTCGCCAACGGCCGTCCGCGCCTGTCGGTTCATCGCTCGTCGAAGAACATCTACGCACAGGTCATCGACGATGTCGCCGGCACGACGCTGGCGTCCGCTTCGACGCTCGACACCGGTCTGCGCACGTCTCTGAAGACAGGCGCGGACACGGCAGCAGCAGCTGCCGTCGGCAAGCTCCTCGCGGAGCGTGCATCCGAAGCCGGCGTCAAGGACGTCGTCTTCGATCGTGGCGCCTTCATCTATCACGGCCGTATCAAGGCCCTGGCTGAAGCCGCCCGCGAAGGTGGCCTCAACTTCTAAGTTTGATGAGGAAAGTCGAGAACCGGCTTTCCGAATCTGACTTAGACAAGTAAGGCTCCCATTTCCACGACGGGCCGGCCCGGTACATCCGGGCCGAAGCCATGTCGGGAATTCGCCGTTCTCTCGAACATCCGAGGGGCGGCACCGATCAATCTGCCGATTGCACCCGGAAAAGAAAAAGGAAAAGGACAATGGCACAAGAAAGAAGAGGTTCTCGCGACGACCGCCAGAACCGCGAAGAGCGCGACAGCGAATTCGTTGACAAGCTCGTTGCTATCAACCGCGTCGCCAAGGTGGTGAAGGGCGGCCGTCGTTTCGGCTTTGCTGCTCTCGTCGTCGTCGGCGACCAGAAGGGCCGCGTCGGCTTCGGTCACGGCAAGGCGCGTGAAGTGCCGGAAGCAATCCGCAA
It encodes:
- the rplX gene encoding 50S ribosomal protein L24; the protein is MNKIRKGDKVVVLAGKDKGRTGEVIQVMPKDDKAVVRGVNMVKRHQRQTQSQEAGIINKEAPIHLSNIAIADTDGKATRVGFRIDGDKKVRVAKRSGDVI
- the rplE gene encoding 50S ribosomal protein L5, which codes for MAETKTYEPRLKSEYNARIRPALREKFSYANEMMIPKLDKIVINMGVGEATADSKKPTIAAADLAAIAGQKPVVTKARTSIAGFKLREDMPIGAKVTLRGARMYEFLDRLINIALPRVRDFRGLNPKSFDGRGNFAMGVKEHIVFPEINYDKVDQMWGMDIIVCTTATTDDEARALLTEFNFPFRQ
- the rpsN gene encoding 30S ribosomal protein S14, with the protein product MAKTSAVEKNKRRRKLVTQQASKRAELKATIMNQSLPIEERFKATLKLASLPRDGSKTRVRNRCEVTGRPRAYYRKLGMSRIALRELGNFGKIPGIVKSSW
- the rpsH gene encoding 30S ribosomal protein S8, translating into MTMTDPLGDMLTRIRNGAARRKTNVTTPASKLRARVLDVLQSEGYIRGYSEVDFDNGKSELNIELKYYEGASVIREIGRVSKPGRRVYVSVKSIPQVANGLGITILSTPKGVMADHQAREQNVGGEVLCSVF
- the rplF gene encoding 50S ribosomal protein L6; this translates as MSRIGKKPVQVPAGVTATVDGQKVTAKGPKGELFFVANDEVSVKLEDNAVVVEPVGQSKDARSKWGMSRTMVENILKGVKDGFERKLEINGVGYRAALQGKNLQLALGFSHDVVYQTPEGITIAVPKPTEIVVTGINKQQVGQVAAEIREYRGPEPYKGKGVKYAGERIIRKEGKKK
- the rplR gene encoding 50S ribosomal protein L18, whose protein sequence is MASRKDNLVRRASRVRRQIKAVANGRPRLSVHRSSKNIYAQVIDDVAGTTLASASTLDTGLRTSLKTGADTAAAAAVGKLLAERASEAGVKDVVFDRGAFIYHGRIKALAEAAREGGLNF